The following are from one region of the Nymphaea colorata isolate Beijing-Zhang1983 chromosome 7, ASM883128v2, whole genome shotgun sequence genome:
- the LOC116257857 gene encoding zinc finger protein CONSTANS-LIKE 15-like isoform X1: MEKTKAVCDHCNHNGAVVFCRADSAKLCLPCDRQVHLANALARKHSRSQLCDNCSSQPASMRCATDGLVLCQDCDWDAHGSCPASVQHVRQPVEGFSDCPSAGDLASGLGFDLSEKSLMSLLEASPVGQGDVDWFRANLVGNADNLFDFLGLQDLVVPSGELGSLPKDQNLSCGKRKQLMFCQLVELLKSEMVEKDCESFVDLGQSALGESAPTGNFQVPDSRYAHMEEYLVDADQQAPYMAATMLPAEGRDFGTEILWDGGPSDQSNQVHIWGVQNSRCRDHGQCETTETGYGPHEPNLRIKNFDEPVTETSATSNFLDDMCSLNFRSIDDVFSSDIQQQANLIGFGMEWQPPANGKQNRQQSESCLRPCIGSSDTTFTQASPSRNISKEGCAEQAIIGGGGFLKTMSKVDMEQLAQNRGNAMLRYKEKKKTRRYEKHIRYESRKARADTRKRVRGRFVKANEVMDAFQRGL, from the exons ATGGAAAAAACTAAGGCGGTCTGTGACCACTGCAACCATAACGGGGCCGTCGTCTTCTGCCGCGCCGACTCCGCGAAGCTCTGCCTGCCCTGCGATCGGCAAGTCCACTTGGCGAACGCGTTGGCGAGAAAGCACTCGAGGTCGCAGCTCTGCGATAACTGCAGTTCGCAGCCGGCGTCCATGAGATGCGCTACGGACGGCTTGGTTCTCTGCCAGGACTGTGATTGGGATGCTCACGGGAGCTGCCCGGCGTCTGTTCAGCATGTCCGGCAGCCGGTGGAGGGCTTCTCGGACTGCCCGTCGGCCGGGGATCTTGCTTCCGGTTTGGGGTTCGATCTCTCGGAAAAGTCCCTCATGTCCCTCTTAGAGGCTTCCCCCGTTGGACAGGGAGATGTTGATTGGTTCCGCGCCAATTTGGTTGGGAACGCTGATAATCTGTTCGATTTCCTTGGTCTGCAGGATCTGGTCGTCCCTTCCGGCGAATTAGGTTCGCTTCCGAAG GATCAGAATCTCAGCTGCGGGAAGCGGAAACAACTGATGTTTTGCCAACTTGTCGAACTGCTCAAGAGTGAGATGGTGGAAAAAGATTGTGAATCTTTCGTAGATTTGGGGCAGTCAGCACTTGGTGAGAGTGCCCCAACAGGAAATTTTCAGGTGCCAGATTCTCGCTACGCGCACATGGAAGAGTACTTGGTTGATGCGGATCAGCAGGCGCCTTATATGGCTGCAACGATGTTGCCTGCTGAAGGTCGTGACTTCGGAACAGAAATTCTTTGGGATGGTGGTCCTTCAGATCAATCTAATCAG GTTCATATTTGGGGTGTCCAGAATAGTAGATGCAGGGATCATGGGCAGTGCGAAACAACAGAAACCGGATATGGTCCTCATGAACCGAATTTGAGGATCAAGAACTTTGATGAACCAGTGACAGAAACATCTGCTACATCAAATTTCCTGGATGACATGTGTAGCTTAAATTTTCGTTCTATAGACGATGTTTTCTCCTCTGATATTCAACAG CAGGCGAATCTGATTGGCTTTGGCATGGAATGGCAACCTCCAGCAAATGGCAAACAGAATCGGCAACAGTCTGAGAGTTGCCTTCGACCTTGTATAGGATCTTCTGATACCACTTTTACCCAAGCAAGTCCAAGCCGTAATATTTCCAAAGAAGGCTGCGCTGAGCAGGCCATCATTGGCGGTGGTGGATTCTTGAAAACAATGTCTAAAGTTGACATGGAGCAATTGGCTCAGAATAGGGGTAACGCCATGTTACGttacaaggaaaagaaaaagacaagaag ATATGAAAAGCACATTAGATATGAATCACGGAAGGCAAGGGCAGATACACGTAAACGTGTAAGGGGGCGTTTCGTGAAGGCAAATGAGGTCATGGATGCCTTTCAGAGGGGCCTTTGA
- the LOC116257857 gene encoding zinc finger protein CONSTANS-LIKE 15-like isoform X2: MEKTKAVCDHCNHNGAVVFCRADSAKLCLPCDRQVHLANALARKHSRSQLCDNCSSQPASMRCATDGLVLCQDCDWDAHGSCPASVQHVRQPVEGFSDCPSAGDLASGLGFDLSEKSLMSLLEASPVGQGDVDWFRANLVGNADNLFDFLGLQDLVVPSGELGSLPKDQNLSCGKRKQLMFCQLVELLKSEMVEKDCESFVDLGQSALGESAPTGNFQVPDSRYAHMEEYLVDADQQAPYMAATMLPAEGRDFGTEILWDGGPSDQSNQVHIWGVQNSRCRDHGQCETTETGYGPHEPNLRIKNFDEPVTETSATSNFLDDMCSLNFRSIDDVFSSDIQQANLIGFGMEWQPPANGKQNRQQSESCLRPCIGSSDTTFTQASPSRNISKEGCAEQAIIGGGGFLKTMSKVDMEQLAQNRGNAMLRYKEKKKTRRYEKHIRYESRKARADTRKRVRGRFVKANEVMDAFQRGL, from the exons ATGGAAAAAACTAAGGCGGTCTGTGACCACTGCAACCATAACGGGGCCGTCGTCTTCTGCCGCGCCGACTCCGCGAAGCTCTGCCTGCCCTGCGATCGGCAAGTCCACTTGGCGAACGCGTTGGCGAGAAAGCACTCGAGGTCGCAGCTCTGCGATAACTGCAGTTCGCAGCCGGCGTCCATGAGATGCGCTACGGACGGCTTGGTTCTCTGCCAGGACTGTGATTGGGATGCTCACGGGAGCTGCCCGGCGTCTGTTCAGCATGTCCGGCAGCCGGTGGAGGGCTTCTCGGACTGCCCGTCGGCCGGGGATCTTGCTTCCGGTTTGGGGTTCGATCTCTCGGAAAAGTCCCTCATGTCCCTCTTAGAGGCTTCCCCCGTTGGACAGGGAGATGTTGATTGGTTCCGCGCCAATTTGGTTGGGAACGCTGATAATCTGTTCGATTTCCTTGGTCTGCAGGATCTGGTCGTCCCTTCCGGCGAATTAGGTTCGCTTCCGAAG GATCAGAATCTCAGCTGCGGGAAGCGGAAACAACTGATGTTTTGCCAACTTGTCGAACTGCTCAAGAGTGAGATGGTGGAAAAAGATTGTGAATCTTTCGTAGATTTGGGGCAGTCAGCACTTGGTGAGAGTGCCCCAACAGGAAATTTTCAGGTGCCAGATTCTCGCTACGCGCACATGGAAGAGTACTTGGTTGATGCGGATCAGCAGGCGCCTTATATGGCTGCAACGATGTTGCCTGCTGAAGGTCGTGACTTCGGAACAGAAATTCTTTGGGATGGTGGTCCTTCAGATCAATCTAATCAG GTTCATATTTGGGGTGTCCAGAATAGTAGATGCAGGGATCATGGGCAGTGCGAAACAACAGAAACCGGATATGGTCCTCATGAACCGAATTTGAGGATCAAGAACTTTGATGAACCAGTGACAGAAACATCTGCTACATCAAATTTCCTGGATGACATGTGTAGCTTAAATTTTCGTTCTATAGACGATGTTTTCTCCTCTGATATTCAACAG GCGAATCTGATTGGCTTTGGCATGGAATGGCAACCTCCAGCAAATGGCAAACAGAATCGGCAACAGTCTGAGAGTTGCCTTCGACCTTGTATAGGATCTTCTGATACCACTTTTACCCAAGCAAGTCCAAGCCGTAATATTTCCAAAGAAGGCTGCGCTGAGCAGGCCATCATTGGCGGTGGTGGATTCTTGAAAACAATGTCTAAAGTTGACATGGAGCAATTGGCTCAGAATAGGGGTAACGCCATGTTACGttacaaggaaaagaaaaagacaagaag ATATGAAAAGCACATTAGATATGAATCACGGAAGGCAAGGGCAGATACACGTAAACGTGTAAGGGGGCGTTTCGTGAAGGCAAATGAGGTCATGGATGCCTTTCAGAGGGGCCTTTGA